The Scomber japonicus isolate fScoJap1 chromosome 13, fScoJap1.pri, whole genome shotgun sequence genome includes a window with the following:
- the slc46a3 gene encoding solute carrier family 46 member 3, producing the protein MKGLFLVEPVVALYAFSSFLIFPLVQQYVYRRLWQDITNTTYPISDNTSRCAGNNSSNHSSYHEEVQKQASLFSLYTELFSTIPSLVVTLMLVAYSDRGGRKIAIIMPLFGTLIYTLAFLAVSYFELNIYLLIGSSLLSSLFGGLGTFLGGCFAYIADLCKDDRQKTLRMAGLDMMIGLLSGVASIATGYFLRAAGFNWPFLTSALCQCVILLYAIFILEETVNKVPTDAIILDGTPQHSATKQMLYGVYLMFTGASRRSKTVLILLILIFTSFSFAYVGGISLMTLYELNEPLCWTEILIGYGSALSTTVFLISFVGVAVFTYCGVPQLLIILMGILSVICGMVLVAFAKTTLLMFLVRVPMLLSIMPFPVLRSMMSKIISKSEQGALFACLSFLESLTSNVSAATFNSVYFSTVSWFPGFIFLLSAGLCAIPLSLLGVVSLIGVDVAKEDKEPAEQDPVEDENDNSSLLR; encoded by the exons ATGAAGGGTCTTTTCCTTGTGGAGCCTGTGGTTGCCCTGTACGCTTTCTCCAGTTTTCTCATATTTCCTCTGGTGCAGCAGTATGTGTACCGAAGGCTCTGGCAGGACATAACCAACACCACCTACCCCATCTCTGACAATACCTCCAGATGTGCAGGAAACAACAGTAGCAACCATTCAAGCTACCATGAG GAAGTGCAGAAGCAGGCATCTCTCTTCTCCCTTTACACAGAGCTCTTCTCCACAATCCCCTCTTTGGTTGTCACTCTCATGCTGGTGGCCTACAGTGACCGGGGAGGACGCAAGATCGCCATCATCATGCCTTTGTTTGGCACGCTGATCTACACTCTGGCCTTCCTGGCAGTGTCCTACTTTGAGCTAAACATTTACTTGCTCATTGGTTCCTCGCTTCTTAGTTCTCTGTTTGGGGGCTTGGGCACATTTCTCGGGGGCTGTTTCGCCTACATAGCAGATTTGTGCAAGGACGACCGCCAGAAGACGCTGCGCATGGCTGGACTAGATATGATGATTGGCTTGTTGTCTGGGGTGGCTTCAATAGCAACAGGCTACTTCCTGAGAGCTGCAGGCTTTAACTGGCCTTTCCTAACATCTGcattgtgtcagtgtgtgatcCTACTCTATGCAATTTTCATCCTAGAAGAGACTGTGAATAAGGTTCCTACTGATGCCATTATTCTAGATGGGACTCCCCAGCACTCAGCCACAAAACAGATGTTGTATGGGGTCTACCTGATGTTTACAGGGGCCAGCCGCAGGAGTAAAACTGTTTTGATCCTCCTGATACTCATCTTCACCAGCTTCTCCTTCGCCTATGTAGGTGGGATCTCTTTGATGACACTATATGAACTCAATGAGCCGCTGTGCTGGACTGAGATTTTGATTGGCTACGGCTCAGCACTGTCCACCACTGTGTTCCTGATTAGTTTTGTAGGAGTGGCAGTGTTCACGTACTGTGGCGTGCCACAGCTGCTCATTATCCTGATGGGGATCCTGTCTGTCATATGTGGCATGGTCCTGGTGGCGTTTGCAAAGACCACGTTACTAATGTTTTTAG TAAGAGTGCCAATGCTCTTGTCTATCATGCCTTTTCCTGTTCTGCGCTCCATGATGTCAAAGATCATCTCAAAGTCTGAACAAG gtgcCCTGTTtgcttgtctttccttcctggaAAGTCTAACTAGCAACGTATCAGCTGCCACCTTCAACAGTGTATATTTCTCTACAGTATCATGGTTCCCAGGCTTCATCTTCCTGTTGTCTGCAGGACTCTGTGCAATCCCTTTGTCTCTCTTGGG TGTGGTGAGTCTGATTGGAGTGGATGTTGCCAAAGAGGACAAAGAACCAGCTGAGCAGGATCCtgttgaagatgaaaatgacaaCAGCTCTCTTCTTAGATGA